The genomic segment CGACGGCCACTGGCTCGAGGTACGCCGGCTCGATCCGCTGCTGACCGGTCGCCGGGTGGGTATCCTGGGTTTCGGCCAGATCGGGCGTCTGATTGCGCGTCGCGCGGCCGGCTTCGACTGCGAGGTGCATTACCACGCCCGGCGGCAGGTCGCGGACAGTCAGGCCTGCTATGCCGACTCGCCCCGTGCGCTGGCCGCCGCCTGCGACGTGCTCGTGCTGTGTTGTCCGGGTGGGCCGGCGACGCACCATATCGTCGATGCAACGGTCCTTGCGGCGCTGGGCGGTGAGGGCGTGCTGATCAACGTGGCGCGGGGCAGCGTCGTCGACACCCCGGCGCTGTGGACGGCGCTGCACGAGGGCACGATCGCCGGAGCGGCACTGGATGTGATCGAAGGCGAGCCGGGCCTGCCCGAGGGCTGGCACGAACTGGACAACGTGGTGTTCACCCCGCATACGGGCGGTCTGTCGAGCCAGGCCTTCGACGAGATGGTCGCCCAGGGGCTGGCCAGCGTCGCCGCGCTCGGCGCGAACGAGCCGATTGCCGGGCGGGTGGTCTGACACCGGCCGGGGGGTTTTGCCGAAACACAGGCTCCCGAGCCGTTATAATCCGGCGCAGTTCATTTGTCTTCAAGCGTTCGACCTCCGGGTCGGCGCCGGTAGCCTTCTCGTATGACCGACCACGCCTCATCGCCTCACGCCGGCCCCAACTTCGTCGCCCAAATGATCGCCGAGCAGATCCGGACCGGCGAGCATGCCGGCGAGGTGATAACCCGGTTCCCACCCGAGCCCAACGGCTATCTGCATATCGGTCATGCCAAGTCGATCTGCCTGAATTTCGGCCTGGCCGAGCGTTTTGGCGGCCGCTGTCGACTGCGTTTCGACGATACCAATCCCGAAAAGGAGAATCAGGAATATATCG from the Salinisphaera sp. T31B1 genome contains:
- a CDS encoding NAD(P)-dependent oxidoreductase; translated protein: MSLIVLIVDLPERYRQRIAERHELVVRKADEIQAEDPVCQRADVVWTNGMVGLSDAAMAALPSLALIVCQGVGYDGVDTEAAQRRGIAVAAGRGVNSSTVADHALALTLALLRRIPVYDRNVRDGHWLEVRRLDPLLTGRRVGILGFGQIGRLIARRAAGFDCEVHYHARRQVADSQACYADSPRALAAACDVLVLCCPGGPATHHIVDATVLAALGGEGVLINVARGSVVDTPALWTALHEGTIAGAALDVIEGEPGLPEGWHELDNVVFTPHTGGLSSQAFDEMVAQGLASVAALGANEPIAGRVV